The following are encoded in a window of Naumovozyma castellii chromosome 8, complete genome genomic DNA:
- the YNG2 gene encoding histone acetyltransferase YNG2 (ancestral locus Anc_5.391), which yields MDPSLVLEETVQDISNLQSEFKHLYEEIQASDWKEFDDHKSYLQKDSQLQKFVKQHGSTTEAPNEKATSDEIRDGISKCKGVQQTKCELANTALFLVARHLRKLEKSISILEEDGVLAPAENEDGESSNTELSRESSVLSAVGLNSTTDKKKRTASSSSSGPTLKRKKQSRTSSLQRGQLGTDGPSENKSNNSVVNTPGRDLDLYNDELFANTNDNDEEDKTLYCFCQSVSYGEMVACDGPNCKYEWFHYGCVNLKEPPKGLWYCPDCRQEMAKKNLKKKRS from the coding sequence ATGGATCCCAGTTTAGTACTAGAGGAAACGGTCCAAGATATTTCCAACCTCCAGTCCGAGTTTAAACATCTATACGAAGAGATTCAAGCGTCAGATTGGAAAGAGTTCGATGATCATAAATCATACCTTCAAAAGGATTCACAGTTGCAAAAATTCGTAAAACAACACGGCTCTACCACCGAAGCACCCAACGAAAAGGCAACATCTGATGAGATTAGAGATGGCATTTCTAAATGTAAGGGAGTGCAACAAACGAAATGCGAACTAGCTAATACCGCTTTGTTCTTAGTGGCAAGACATTTACGGAAACTAGAGAAGAGCATTTCCatattagaagaagatggtgtATTGGCTCCTGCAGAAAATGAGGATGGGGAGAGCAGCAATACAGAACTTTCCAGAGAAAGTTCTGTGTTGAGTGCGGTAGGCTTGAATAGTACTACAGACAAAAAGAAGAGGACAGCATCATCGTCTAGTTCTGGACCAACTCtcaaaagaaagaaacaaagtCGAACATCATCATTACAGAGGGGTCAACTAGGTACCGATGGTCCCTCCGAAAACAAAAGCAATAATAGTGTTGTGAACACACCGGGGAGAGACCTTGATTTATATAATGATGAGCTCTTTGCCAATACGAATGATAACGATGAGGAAGATAAAACTCTGTACTGTTTTTGCCAAAGTGTTTCATATGGTGAGATGGTTGCTTGTGACGGGCCAAATTGTAAGTATGAATGGTTCCATTATGGATGTGTTAATTTGAAAGAGCCTCCAAAAGGTTTGTGGTATTGTCCAGATTGTAGGCAAGAGATGgccaagaagaatttgaagaagaaacgCTCATAA
- the GAR1 gene encoding H/ACA snoRNP pseudouridylase subunit GAR1 (ancestral locus Anc_5.388), protein MSFRGGRGGSRGGFRGGRGGARGGFGGRSFQQGPPDTVLEMGAFLHPCEGDIVCRSINTKIPYFNAPIYLENKTQVGKVDEILGPLNEVYFTIKCSEGVQATSFKEGDKFYIGSDKLLPIERFLPKPKVVGPPKPKNKKKRGTGAPGGRGGARGGFGGRGGSRGGFGARGGSRGGFGGRGGSRGGSRGGFGGRGGSRGGFGGSRGGSRGGFGGRR, encoded by the coding sequence ATGAGTTTCAGAGGTGGCCGTGGTGGTTCCAGAGGTGGCTTCAGAGGTGGCCGTGGTGGCGCCAGAGGTGGATTCGGTGGTAGATCTTTCCAACAAGGTCCTCCAGACACAGTCTTAGAAATGGGTGCTTTCTTACACCCATGTGAAGGTGACATTGTTTGTCGTTCCATAAATACCAAGATTCCATATTTCAATGCCCCAATATATCTAGAAAATAAGACTCAAGTTGGGAAAGTCGATGAGATTTTAGGTCCTTTGAACGAAGTTTATTTCACAATTAAATGTTCAGAAGGTGTACAAGCTACTAGTTTTAAGGAAGGTGATAAGTTCTACATTGGTTCTGATAAACTTTTAccaattgaaagattctTACCAAAGCCAAAGGTTGTTGGCCCACCAAAACCaaaaaacaagaagaagagaggTACCGGTGCTCCAGGTGGCCGTGGAGGTGCTAGAGGTGGATTCGGTGGCCGTGGAGGCTCTCGTGGTGGATTTGGTGCTCGTGGTGGCTCCAGAGGTGGATTTGGTGGCCGTGGTGGCTCCCGTGGTGGCTCTAGAGGTGGCTTCGGTGGAAGAGGTGGTTCCCGTGGTGGATTTGGTGGTTCAAGAGGTGGTTCCCGAGGTGGATTTGGTGGTAGAAGATAA